Proteins encoded in a region of the Elaeis guineensis isolate ETL-2024a chromosome 7, EG11, whole genome shotgun sequence genome:
- the LOC105037136 gene encoding non-specific lipid transfer protein GPI-anchored 31-like, which translates to MVWTSKCAWFLAVWLSLAMLHGVGAQVGAPSPSMDCSSALYNLIDCATFAEEGSKLTKPQGQCCSGLEKVIKEELACLCETFEGNTDVGPTLNMTKALTLPAACGIATPPLSKCKIAVGGVPGAAPAPYPIPGGPSASGSVSTVPAPSPAHSGAPALPVPSFVLVAAAAVAILCYYSSLLPCISSITHVKQVYLLVLVELCPAGFLLISR; encoded by the exons ATGGTTTGGACTAGCAAATGTGCATGGTTTCTTGCCGTTTGGCTCAGCCTGGCCATGTTGCATGGTGTTGGGGCTCAAGTTGGTGCACCCTCACCCTCCATGGACTGCAGCTCTGCCCTCTACAACCTGATTGACTGCGCGACCTTTGCGGAGGAAGGGAGCAAGCTGACCAAGCCCCAGGGGCAGTGCTGCTCCGGCCTCGAGAAGGTGATCAAGGAGGAACTGGCCTGCCTCTGTGAGACCTTCGAGGGGAATACAGACGTTGGGCCCACCCTCAACATGACCAAGGCCCTGACCCTTCCCGCTGCCTGTGGGATCGCCACCCCTCCACTCAGCAAGTGCAAGA TTGCAGTTGGTGGCGTGCCTGGTGCTGCCCCTG CCCCATATCCAATCCCTGGAGGACCTTCAGCGTCTGGAAGTGTTTCAACAGTCCCAGCTCCATCACCAGCACATTCAGGTGCCCCAGCATTGCCGGTTCCATCGTTCGTTCTTGTTGCTGCTGCAGCGGTTGCTATCTTGTGTTACTACAGTTCGCTTCTACCATGCATCTCTTCTATAACCCATGTGAAACAGGTCTATTTGCTGGTGTTGGTTGAGTTGTGTCCCGCAGGGTTCCTCCTTATATCGAGGTAG
- the LOC105048608 gene encoding inositol-3-phosphate synthase yields MFIEKFKVESPNVKYGEHEIESVYHYETTELVHENRDGSYQWIVKPKTVRFDFKTDTRVPKLGVMLAGWGGNNGATLTAGVIANREGISWATKDKVQQANYYGSLTQASTIRVGSFNGEEIYAPFKSLLPMVNPDDIIFGGWDISNMNLADAMARAKVLDIDLQKQLRPYMESMVPLPGIYDPDFIAANQGSRANNVIEGTKKEQVQQIIKDIREFKEKNEVDKVVVLWTANTERYSNVIVGLNDTMENLLASLDRNEAEISPSTLYALACVLENVPFINGSPQNTFVPGLIDLAIKRNSLIGGDDFKSGQTKMKSVLVDFLVGAGIKPTSIVSYNHLGNNDGMNLSAPQTFRSKEISKSNVVDDMVSSNGILYGPGEHPDHVIVIKYVPYVGDSKRAMDEYTSEIFMGGRNTIVLHNTCEDSLLAAPIILDLVLLAELSTRIQLKAEGEGKFHSFHPVASILSYLTKAPLVPPGTPVVNALAKQRAMLENILRACIGLSPENNMILEYK; encoded by the exons ATGTTTATAGAGAAGTTTAAGGTGGAGAGCCCCAACGTGAAGTATGGAGAGCACGAGATCGAGTCGGTGTATCACTACGAGACCACCGAGCTCGTCCATGAGAACCGTGATGGGTCCTACCAATGGATCGTCAAGCCTAAGACCGTCCGATTCGATTTCAAGACCGACACCCGAGTCCCCAAGCTCGG GGTGATGCTGGCGGGGTGGGGAGGGAACAATGGGGCCACCCTCACGGCTGGGGTCATTGCTAACAGAGA GGGGATCTCATGGGCGACCAAGGATAAAGTGCAGCAGGCTAACTATTATGGGTCACTGACTCAGGCTTCCACCATCAGGGTTGGATCTTTCAATGGGGAGGAGATCTATGCGCCTTTCAAGAGCTTGCTTCCCAtg GTTAACCCAGACGACATCATCTTTGGAGGTTGGGATATAAGTAACATGAACCTGGCTGATGCCATGGCCAGGGCCAAGGTTTTGGACAtagacctccagaagcagctcagGCCCTACATGGAGTCCATGGTCCCCCTCCCGGGGATCTACGACCCCGATTTCATTGCTGCCAACCAGGGATCACGAGCTAATAACGTGATCGAGGGGACCAAGAAGGAGCAGGTCCAACAGATCATCAAGGACATAAG GGAGTTTAAGGAGAAGAACGAGGTGGATAAGGTGGTGGTGCTATGGACAGCAAATACGGAAAGGTACAGCAATGTGATTGTGGGGCTCAATGACACTATGGAGAACCTCTTGGCTTCGTTGGACAGGAACGAGGCTGAGATATCCCCATCAACCTTGTATGCGCTAGCTTGTGTCCTAGAGAATGTCCCGTTCATCAATGGAAGTCCCCAGAATACCTTTGTGCCGG GACTGATTGATCTGGCTATTAAGAGGAACAGTCTTATTGGTGGAGATGACTTCAAGAGTGGGCAGACAAAGATGAAGTCTGTCTTGGTGGATTTTCTTGTGGGAGCTGGAATCAAG CCAACCTCTATAGTTAGCTACAACCACCTGGGAAACAATGATGGCATGAATCTCTCTGCCCCACAAACTTTCCGGTCGAAAGAGATTTCGAAGAGCAATGTTGTTGATGACATGGTCTCTAGCAATGGCATACTCTATGGGCCTGGGGAGCATCCAGACCATGTTATTGTCATCAAG TATGTGCCCTATGTTGGGGACAGCAAGAGGGCTATGGATGAATACACATCAGAGATATTCATGGGTGGGAGGAACACAATCGTTCTTCACAACACATGCGAGGACTCGCTGTTGGCAGCACCCATCATCCTGGATCTGGTTTTGCTAGCTGAGCTCAGTACTAGGATTCAGCTCAAAGCTGAGGGAGAG GGAAAGTTCCACTCCTTCCATCCAGTGGCCAGTATCTTGAGTTATCTCACCAAAGCTCCCCTT GTCCCTCCAGGAACACCTGTGGTGAACGCCCTTGCAAAGCAGAGGGCCATGCTGGAGAACATCCTGAGGGCTTGCATTGGGCTTTCCCCTGAGAACAACATGATCCTAGAGTACAAGTGA